In one Pseudomonadota bacterium genomic region, the following are encoded:
- a CDS encoding methionine aminotransferase, whose amino-acid sequence MSASIQSKLPDVGTTIFSVMSQLAAEHGAINLSQGYPDFDPPQALLSGLTRAVNSGANQYAPMAGLPALGEALGEKHRVLYGHEGDWASQLTVTVGATEALFSAVQALVHAGDEVIVLDPAYDAYEPAVRLAGGTVRRVALRSEDFSVDWQRVEDAIRPNTRLLMLNFPHNPTGAILTHDDLDTLEALLERHPLTVVSDEVYEHMVYDGRPHLSLLTRPALATRAVVVSSFGKTCHCTGWKIGYCTAPSPITQEIRKVHQFVPFAVSTPMQHALAEFTTQHPEHHEALPSFYQGKRDLFVSLLQDSRLELTPTPSTYFQLADYSALSELDDVAYARQLTIDVGVAAIPVSVFCESFDRRLVRFCFAKDDDTLRQAAEKLCQL is encoded by the coding sequence ATGTCCGCATCCATTCAAAGCAAGCTGCCGGACGTCGGCACTACCATCTTCTCCGTAATGAGCCAGCTGGCCGCCGAGCACGGCGCCATCAACCTGTCTCAGGGTTACCCCGATTTCGATCCGCCGCAAGCCCTGCTCAGCGGCCTGACCCGCGCCGTCAACAGCGGCGCCAATCAGTACGCGCCCATGGCTGGCCTCCCAGCACTAGGCGAAGCGCTGGGCGAGAAACACCGCGTCCTCTATGGCCATGAGGGCGATTGGGCCTCGCAGCTGACGGTCACGGTCGGCGCCACCGAAGCACTCTTCAGCGCCGTGCAAGCCCTGGTGCATGCGGGCGATGAGGTCATAGTGCTCGACCCTGCTTACGACGCCTACGAGCCCGCCGTCCGCTTGGCCGGCGGCACCGTGCGACGCGTCGCCCTTCGCAGCGAGGACTTCAGCGTCGACTGGCAACGGGTGGAGGACGCGATCCGGCCGAACACCCGCTTGCTAATGCTGAACTTCCCCCATAACCCCACTGGGGCGATCCTAACGCACGACGACTTGGACACCCTGGAAGCTCTCCTCGAGCGCCATCCGCTCACTGTGGTCAGCGACGAGGTCTACGAACACATGGTGTACGACGGGCGCCCGCACCTGAGCTTGCTGACCCGACCTGCCCTCGCCACCCGCGCGGTCGTCGTATCCTCCTTCGGCAAGACCTGCCATTGCACGGGCTGGAAGATTGGCTATTGCACGGCGCCTTCACCCATCACCCAAGAGATTCGAAAGGTTCATCAGTTCGTTCCCTTCGCCGTGAGCACACCCATGCAGCACGCACTGGCTGAGTTCACGACCCAGCACCCCGAGCACCACGAGGCACTGCCGTCCTTCTACCAGGGCAAGCGCGACCTGTTCGTGTCGCTCCTACAAGACTCGCGCCTAGAGCTTACGCCGACACCTTCCACCTACTTCCAGCTCGCCGACTACAGCGCCCTAAGTGAGTTAGACGATGTGGCCTACGCGCGCCAACTCACGATAGACGTCGGCGTCGCGGCAATCCCCGTTTCCGTGTTCTGCGAGTCCTTTGACCGTCGCCTGGTGCGATTCTGCTTCGCCAAGGACGACGACACCCTACGTCAAGCGGCGGAGAAGTTATGTCAGCTCTAA